From one Nitrosococcus halophilus Nc 4 genomic stretch:
- the pal gene encoding peptidoglycan-associated lipoprotein Pal, whose protein sequence is MRLVIPFFFLLASVYGLAGCAGGPATQGEPTGVVVEERGTGVGETAYPEGEALEGEGATAWGIGEGAAYQGDPLADPASPLANRVIYFEFDSSEIQEDDRPIVEAHGDYLAKHPDVSLTLEGHTDERGSREYNLALGERRANAVRRLVLLMGASEDQVQVVSYGEERPAVDGHDEGAWQLNRRVEILYSGE, encoded by the coding sequence ATGCGTCTAGTCATTCCCTTTTTTTTTCTGCTGGCATCGGTTTACGGGCTGGCAGGATGTGCTGGAGGTCCTGCCACCCAGGGCGAGCCCACCGGTGTCGTCGTGGAGGAACGGGGTACAGGTGTTGGCGAGACCGCCTATCCTGAGGGTGAAGCCTTGGAAGGTGAAGGGGCAACCGCCTGGGGAATAGGCGAGGGGGCCGCCTATCAAGGAGATCCCTTGGCTGATCCTGCAAGCCCTTTGGCCAACCGGGTGATTTATTTTGAATTTGATAGCAGTGAGATCCAAGAAGATGACCGGCCCATTGTGGAGGCCCACGGCGACTATCTGGCAAAGCATCCTGATGTCAGCTTGACTTTGGAAGGCCATACCGACGAGCGGGGTTCCCGGGAGTATAATTTAGCGCTGGGTGAGCGCCGGGCCAATGCGGTGCGTCGTTTGGTTCTCTTGATGGGAGCTTCGGAAGACCAAGTTCAAGTGGTCAGCTATGGTGAAGAGCGGCCAGCCGTGGATGGCCACGATGAAGGGGCTTGGCAGCTCAATCGTCGGGTCGAAATCCTTTATTCAGGAGAATAA
- the ybgF gene encoding tol-pal system protein YbgF translates to MASCRSHWLLAGGLLLQVSAVPGAEVEVAEVVDMGELEQRLQRLERIVQGQGLSELLLKLEQLEAEVRRLQGENEELGYEIDNLKEQQRELYLDLDRRLQKLNASEESLSPPSEMTEAGTMDSAPDSGEPAYQAALKLLKEGRYEEAMAAFRQFPQQYPESRYRPNAQYWLGESYYMLRDFSAAAQAFQALAEQYPESAKVPDAMLKQGLAYYELEQWEQAKAQLQEVMARYPASTVSRLAEDRLEKMKREGHR, encoded by the coding sequence ATGGCGTCGTGCCGGAGCCACTGGCTATTGGCAGGGGGGCTGCTGCTCCAGGTATCGGCTGTGCCTGGGGCTGAAGTGGAAGTGGCTGAGGTGGTTGATATGGGTGAGTTGGAGCAACGCCTCCAGCGCCTAGAACGGATCGTCCAGGGGCAGGGGTTGTCCGAGTTGTTGTTGAAGTTGGAACAGCTAGAAGCTGAGGTGCGGCGACTTCAGGGGGAAAATGAGGAACTCGGATATGAGATTGATAATCTCAAGGAACAGCAGCGGGAATTGTATTTGGATTTGGACCGGCGATTACAAAAGCTAAACGCCTCCGAGGAAAGCTTATCCCCCCCTTCAGAAATGACAGAGGCTGGTACGATGGACTCTGCTCCTGATTCTGGGGAGCCAGCCTATCAGGCTGCCCTGAAGTTGCTCAAGGAAGGGCGCTATGAAGAGGCGATGGCGGCGTTTCGCCAGTTTCCCCAGCAGTATCCAGAGAGCCGTTATCGGCCTAATGCCCAGTACTGGCTGGGAGAGTCCTACTATATGTTGCGGGATTTTAGCGCCGCCGCCCAAGCCTTTCAGGCCCTGGCGGAGCAGTATCCGGAAAGCGCCAAGGTTCCCGATGCTATGCTCAAGCAAGGGCTGGCTTATTACGAATTAGAGCAGTGGGAGCAAGCGAAAGCGCAGCTCCAAGAAGTGATGGCCCGCTATCCTGCTTCGACCGTTAGTCGCTTGGCCGAAGATCGCCTTGAAAAAATGAAGCGTGAGGGTCATCGTTGA
- the queE gene encoding 7-carboxy-7-deazaguanine synthase QueE, with product MKRLRITEIFHSLQGESRSVGWPTVFVRLTGCPLRCHYCDTEYAFQGGTWMELDEILATVAEFGARHVTVTGGEPLAQPACLELLTQLCDVGYEVSLETSGALDISAVDPRVVKVMDLKTPGSGEEARNSTTNLDYLSSQDQVKLVLCDRHDYEWARTALERHRLAERCEVLFSPSYEQLSPTDLAEWILEDRLPVRMQIQLHKYLWGEEPGR from the coding sequence ATGAAGCGTCTACGTATCACTGAAATTTTTCACTCCCTCCAGGGAGAATCCCGCAGCGTGGGTTGGCCGACGGTCTTCGTGCGTTTAACGGGTTGCCCCCTCCGCTGCCATTATTGCGATACTGAATATGCCTTTCAGGGCGGAACCTGGATGGAGCTAGATGAGATTCTCGCCACCGTCGCCGAATTCGGCGCTCGCCATGTGACGGTGACCGGTGGCGAACCTCTGGCTCAACCAGCTTGCCTGGAACTTTTGACCCAACTCTGTGACGTCGGGTACGAGGTCTCATTAGAGACCAGTGGGGCGTTGGATATCTCCGCCGTTGATCCGCGGGTAGTCAAGGTCATGGATTTAAAGACTCCGGGATCGGGGGAAGAAGCACGGAACTCCACTACTAATCTTGATTATCTTTCGTCCCAGGACCAGGTAAAGCTGGTGCTCTGTGACCGCCATGATTACGAGTGGGCTCGGACGGCCCTGGAGCGTCATCGCCTGGCTGAACGTTGCGAGGTGCTGTTTTCCCCCAGCTACGAACAACTCAGTCCCACCGATCTAGCTGAGTGGATACTGGAAGACCGTTTGCCGGTGAGAATGCAGATTCAGTTACATAAATACCTTTGGGGGGAGGAGCCTGGACGATGA
- the queC gene encoding 7-cyano-7-deazaguanine synthase QueC, with amino-acid sequence MSSPKAVVLVSGGLDSATVLAIAREQEFACYTMSFDYGQRHRVELQAAAEISRLLGAVEHKLITIDLGGMGGSALTDSSIAVPEAPTEAIPVTYVPARNTVFLAFALGWAEVLGAQDIFIGVNAVDYSGYPDCRPAFVEAFEHLANLATRAGLEGQRFRIQAPLIHLSKAEIIREGIRLGIDYSRTVSCYQADETGRACGVCDSCRFRKQGFQEAGVPDPTRYH; translated from the coding sequence ATGAGTTCCCCTAAAGCGGTGGTTCTAGTCTCTGGAGGGCTGGATTCAGCCACGGTACTGGCTATCGCCCGGGAGCAGGAGTTTGCTTGCTATACCATGAGCTTTGATTATGGCCAGCGGCACCGGGTCGAACTTCAGGCGGCCGCCGAAATTTCCCGCTTGTTAGGGGCTGTCGAGCACAAACTTATCACCATCGATCTGGGCGGTATGGGAGGCTCCGCTTTGACGGATTCCAGTATCGCCGTGCCGGAGGCGCCCACGGAGGCCATTCCAGTCACCTACGTGCCGGCGCGGAATACGGTGTTTTTGGCCTTTGCTTTAGGTTGGGCCGAGGTACTGGGAGCCCAGGATATTTTCATTGGCGTCAATGCGGTGGACTACTCCGGTTATCCTGATTGCCGCCCGGCATTTGTTGAGGCTTTTGAGCACCTGGCCAACCTTGCCACCCGCGCAGGCCTGGAAGGGCAGCGGTTTCGTATTCAAGCTCCCCTAATTCATCTTTCCAAGGCTGAGATTATCCGGGAAGGCATTCGCCTCGGTATTGATTATTCCCGCACGGTTTCCTGCTATCAGGCAGATGAGACCGGGCGCGCTTGTGGGGTTTGTGATTCTTGCCGGTTCCGCAAACAGGGTTTTCAGGAAGCCGGTGTGCCTGACCCTACCCGATATCATTAA
- a CDS encoding addiction module antidote protein, whose protein sequence is MLSLITYALGVIARAKGMIQLAHETGLSRESLYKALSAEGDPEFATLGQILCFLDCL, encoded by the coding sequence ATGCTCTCATTGATTACCTATGCGCTGGGGGTGATTGCCCGCGCCAAAGGGATGATACAGCTGGCCCATGAAACTGGGCTTTCGCGTGAAAGCCTGTATAAGGCGTTGTCAGCCGAGGGAGATCCGGAATTTGCCACATTGGGCCAAATTTTGTGCTTTTTGGATTGTTTGTGA
- a CDS encoding M28 family peptidase: MSVFNSQSGFRYIPPLMKKGVYFSYKLTGFWLAGGLLAMLSLIGKATPEIADQHSPGLAMTPAIKKSRATQLRAHVEALATGIGERNMFTPNSLARAAEYIRHQWETQGYEVAAYPYIVRGQEVENLEVALKGTEFPEEVILVGAHYDTVPGSPGANDNASGVAALLELSHKLAGKELPRSLRFVAFVNEEPPFFKTPKMGSRVYARMARERGKRLKGVVVLETIGYYRNEPDTQKYPPLFGLFYPDRGNFVGFVSNLRSRGLLHRAVGSFRKHSNFPLEYLSAPALIPGVDWSDHSSFWRYGYDAIMVTDTALYRYPYYHSFQDTPDKLDYDSLVQLTVGLYGMLLELASADL, from the coding sequence GTGAGTGTGTTTAACAGCCAATCGGGCTTCCGGTACATTCCTCCCTTAATGAAAAAGGGCGTTTATTTTTCCTATAAGCTAACTGGATTCTGGCTAGCAGGTGGTCTGCTGGCTATGCTGTCCCTTATCGGTAAGGCTACACCGGAAATAGCAGATCAACACTCCCCAGGACTGGCAATGACGCCCGCCATCAAAAAAAGCCGGGCTACTCAGCTCCGAGCCCACGTGGAGGCGCTGGCCACGGGCATCGGCGAGCGCAATATGTTTACTCCTAATTCCCTGGCCCGCGCCGCGGAGTATATCCGCCATCAATGGGAAACCCAGGGCTATGAGGTGGCGGCGTACCCTTATATCGTACGAGGGCAGGAAGTGGAGAACCTGGAAGTGGCCCTGAAGGGGACCGAGTTCCCCGAAGAAGTCATTTTGGTGGGGGCCCACTACGATACGGTGCCCGGCAGTCCCGGCGCCAACGATAATGCCAGCGGCGTTGCTGCGCTGCTCGAACTCTCGCACAAACTGGCAGGTAAAGAACTGCCTCGCTCGCTAAGGTTCGTCGCCTTCGTCAATGAGGAACCCCCTTTTTTCAAGACGCCGAAGATGGGCAGCCGAGTTTACGCGCGCATGGCCCGCGAACGTGGTAAGCGACTAAAGGGAGTAGTGGTGCTGGAAACCATTGGCTACTATCGCAACGAGCCCGACACCCAGAAGTATCCTCCCCTGTTTGGCCTATTCTATCCGGATCGGGGCAATTTCGTTGGCTTTGTCTCCAATCTGCGATCTCGCGGGTTGCTACACCGCGCCGTTGGGTCCTTTCGGAAGCACTCTAATTTTCCCTTGGAATATCTGTCGGCACCCGCTCTCATCCCCGGTGTGGATTGGAGCGATCACAGTTCCTTCTGGCGCTATGGCTATGACGCCATCATGGTGACGGATACGGCGTTGTACCGTTACCCCTATTACCACTCGTTCCAGGATACGCCCGATAAACTGGACTATGATTCCTTGGTGCAGCTTACGGTGGGTCTTTACGGGATGTTGCTCGAACTCGCCTCGGCAGATCTGTAA
- a CDS encoding enoyl-CoA hydratase-related protein, with amino-acid sequence MIPSDCPQLLVEQRQPLLTIGFHRPKYKNALTLAMYAAAADALEQSDEIDNVRVILIYGTAGYFTSGNDLKDFRQASTIHENHPVVRFMRALQHCRKPVVASVRGPAVGIGTTLLFHCDLVYAAQGAQLQLPFVNLGLCLEYAASYLLPRWLGHAKAAELLLLGEAFSCKSRAPW; translated from the coding sequence GTGATTCCCAGTGATTGTCCTCAGTTGTTGGTGGAGCAGAGGCAACCACTGCTCACCATCGGATTTCACCGGCCTAAATATAAAAATGCTTTGACACTAGCCATGTACGCTGCTGCAGCGGATGCTCTGGAACAGTCGGACGAGATTGATAATGTGCGGGTGATTCTGATTTATGGCACTGCCGGTTATTTCACTAGCGGCAATGACTTGAAAGATTTCAGGCAGGCATCGACAATCCATGAGAATCATCCGGTGGTTCGGTTTATGCGCGCCTTGCAGCATTGCCGTAAGCCAGTAGTGGCGTCGGTGCGCGGCCCTGCGGTGGGTATAGGCACCACATTGCTATTCCACTGCGATCTGGTTTACGCCGCCCAGGGTGCGCAACTGCAGCTACCCTTCGTTAATCTTGGCCTCTGTCTCGAATATGCCGCCAGCTATTTGTTGCCGCGTTGGTTGGGGCATGCCAAGGCCGCCGAATTACTGCTGTTGGGAGAGGCATTCAGCTGCAAAAGCCGGGCGCCATGGTAA
- a CDS encoding alpha/beta hydrolase, translating into MMGLKRGVLIIVASVLLGYLSSSWAVLHLLLTPEHKPMTQTPVQLGFPNTKSVWVETSKDHIRLRGWLVPANQSRAIILVHGIHSNAWDCQTPDVVRAYQASGFQVFLFDLRAHGGSGGEHIGLGLHEHHDIQAIVDYLQTEAAIPPGSIGLHGTSYGAVVALFAAADIEAIKAVIADSAYANLFDVIGGELERQTGLPSEWGVMFAPGFELMGRVVYGLDIDKAMPLQAVRKIQQRPLLLIHGQEDEILPPDHARRLNQAGGPNTQLWLLPGRRHTQGVRLVPDCDKLSPLREEFLRRTTSFFKRYL; encoded by the coding sequence ATGATGGGGCTCAAGAGGGGAGTGCTTATTATTGTCGCATCGGTGTTGCTCGGGTATCTTAGTAGTTCCTGGGCGGTGCTACACTTATTGCTCACTCCCGAACATAAGCCGATGACACAAACGCCGGTGCAACTGGGTTTTCCCAACACCAAATCTGTATGGGTGGAAACTTCAAAAGACCATATCCGCTTGCGTGGTTGGTTGGTGCCCGCCAACCAGTCTCGAGCGATTATATTGGTACATGGAATCCATTCTAATGCTTGGGACTGTCAGACGCCGGATGTCGTACGCGCTTATCAGGCATCCGGTTTTCAGGTTTTCCTGTTCGATTTAAGGGCCCACGGTGGTTCCGGTGGTGAACATATTGGGTTGGGTCTGCATGAGCATCACGACATTCAAGCGATAGTTGATTACTTGCAAACCGAGGCGGCTATCCCGCCGGGAAGTATCGGGCTTCATGGCACTTCTTATGGCGCGGTAGTGGCTTTGTTTGCCGCAGCCGACATTGAGGCGATCAAAGCAGTGATTGCTGACAGCGCTTATGCGAATCTCTTTGATGTAATCGGCGGTGAATTGGAGCGCCAGACAGGCTTGCCTTCAGAATGGGGTGTCATGTTCGCCCCAGGATTTGAACTGATGGGCAGAGTCGTGTATGGCCTTGATATTGATAAGGCTATGCCTTTGCAGGCAGTCCGTAAAATACAACAGCGCCCACTCTTGTTGATACATGGACAAGAGGATGAAATTCTTCCCCCCGACCATGCACGCCGTTTAAACCAAGCCGGTGGACCCAATACCCAACTGTGGTTATTGCCAGGCCGTAGACATACGCAGGGTGTTCGTCTCGTGCCTGATTGCGATAAACTTTCCCCGTTGCGCGAGGAATTCTTACGCAGGACCACAAGTTTTTTCAAACGATACCTTTAA
- a CDS encoding PQQ-dependent sugar dehydrogenase, producing MNKTMHLGGLAMLATLLTSIASAPANGNEPLEDPIPRSIPEGRVPIALEAVAERLTAPNWGTAVPGCANLQNRLVVTDQDGILWAIHLTTGEKRVLLDVSDRLVSLGVAGPGTFDERGFLGVAFHPEFADNGLLYTYTSEPVDGPADFSTLPAGETANHQSIVLEWRIPDPCHPDSVVDPDSARELLRIDEPQFNHDAGALNFGMDGKLYISLGDGGAADDQGGGHVPGGNGQDPSNILGTILRIDPDGSNAANGQYGIPTDNPFVGQSGFLDEIFAYGFRNPFRFSFDSRTGEMWIADVGQNDIEEIDVGLAGGNYGWRLKEGSFCFDPNGNDPGFVFECQPDDVPADLIDPIAEYDHDEGTAVIGGFVYRGIQLPSLRGRYVFGDLFDPASGSGRLFYLERNPRIFKFPSVFGDFSDSPSGSGRLFQLEKNRRIFEFPLANQENLGLSLLGFGQDAFGELYVLANMTGTPFGDTGVVLKITRDRGQIPARFSAHLSGDEEVPPVDTQAQGQALFTVNQAATELTFKLIVANIEEVIAAHIHCAPQGVNGPIGVTLFSGGPVTVNGILAEGTTTTPDAGNACTWDDIADVKAAMGNGGAYVNVHTLAHPAGEIRGQIR from the coding sequence ATGAATAAGACAATGCACCTAGGGGGGCTCGCGATGCTTGCAACCTTACTGACAAGCATCGCCTCCGCTCCTGCTAATGGCAACGAACCGCTTGAAGATCCCATTCCCAGGTCAATTCCAGAAGGCCGTGTCCCCATCGCACTCGAAGCGGTGGCTGAGAGGCTGACGGCCCCCAATTGGGGGACGGCGGTACCGGGCTGCGCTAACCTGCAGAACCGTCTCGTAGTCACGGACCAAGACGGGATCCTCTGGGCGATCCATCTGACAACAGGCGAAAAGCGCGTGTTGCTCGATGTCAGCGATCGATTAGTCTCTCTCGGCGTGGCGGGTCCAGGCACCTTTGATGAGCGAGGTTTTCTAGGCGTGGCCTTCCATCCCGAGTTTGCAGATAACGGTCTTCTTTACACCTATACCTCAGAGCCGGTGGATGGTCCAGCCGATTTCTCCACCCTACCCGCAGGGGAAACAGCCAATCACCAGAGCATAGTGCTTGAATGGCGAATCCCTGACCCCTGCCATCCCGATTCGGTCGTCGATCCTGACAGTGCCCGAGAGTTGCTTCGCATTGATGAACCTCAATTTAACCACGACGCCGGTGCCCTGAACTTTGGAATGGACGGGAAGCTTTATATTTCGCTCGGTGACGGCGGCGCTGCCGATGACCAGGGAGGAGGTCATGTCCCCGGAGGCAATGGTCAGGACCCCAGCAATATTCTCGGCACCATCCTCCGGATCGATCCGGACGGCTCGAACGCCGCCAACGGCCAATACGGTATCCCAACCGACAATCCCTTTGTTGGTCAGTCGGGTTTTCTCGACGAGATCTTCGCCTATGGCTTTCGCAATCCCTTCCGCTTTTCCTTCGATTCCCGCACGGGGGAGATGTGGATTGCGGATGTGGGGCAAAATGATATCGAGGAAATTGACGTGGGCCTCGCCGGCGGCAATTACGGCTGGCGCTTGAAAGAGGGGTCGTTCTGTTTTGACCCCAACGGCAATGATCCTGGCTTTGTCTTTGAATGCCAGCCGGATGATGTGCCTGCTGATCTTATCGACCCGATCGCCGAATACGACCACGACGAGGGCACCGCTGTCATCGGTGGCTTCGTGTATCGTGGTATTCAGCTGCCCTCACTCCGGGGGCGATATGTGTTCGGTGACTTGTTCGATCCCGCCAGCGGCAGTGGCCGACTTTTCTACCTGGAAAGGAATCCCCGAATCTTTAAGTTCCCGTCTGTGTTCGGTGATTTTTCCGATTCTCCCAGCGGCAGTGGCCGGCTTTTCCAGCTTGAAAAGAATCGCCGAATCTTTGAGTTCCCGCTGGCTAATCAGGAGAACCTGGGTCTGTCGTTGCTCGGCTTTGGCCAGGATGCCTTCGGCGAATTGTATGTCCTCGCCAACATGACTGGCACGCCTTTCGGCGACACGGGTGTTGTGCTCAAGATCACTCGGGACCGGGGCCAAATCCCAGCCCGCTTTTCAGCTCACTTGAGCGGAGATGAAGAAGTCCCGCCAGTGGATACGCAGGCCCAGGGGCAAGCCCTTTTCACAGTGAACCAAGCGGCGACCGAACTGACCTTCAAGCTCATTGTTGCCAACATCGAGGAGGTGATTGCAGCGCATATTCATTGTGCACCCCAGGGCGTGAACGGCCCCATTGGCGTTACGCTCTTTAGTGGTGGCCCGGTGACCGTCAACGGCATTTTAGCAGAAGGGACCACCACCACACCCGATGCCGGTAATGCCTGTACTTGGGACGACATAGCAGATGTCAAGGCTGCCATGGGCAACGGCGGTGCCTACGTCAATGTCCATACCTTAGCTCATCCGGCGGGTGAGATCCGGGGACAGATCCGTTGA
- a CDS encoding Slp family lipoprotein: MKLVFLMLAALGLGSCATAPKLETAGAAQDLAPPEVAANFDAYQGQRVVWGGLIVNHTSLAESTMLEVLAYPLSGNLEPKTQAQPLGRFILQSDSFLEPIDYSPGREMTVVGSITKTTTGRIGEMEYTYPVLRPEQIYLWPREKEAGGGGRTGFHFGIGVGIGL; the protein is encoded by the coding sequence GTGAAGCTTGTTTTCCTAATGCTCGCCGCGCTAGGGCTGGGCTCTTGTGCCACTGCGCCTAAGTTGGAGACGGCTGGCGCCGCCCAAGACCTTGCCCCTCCTGAAGTGGCCGCCAACTTTGATGCTTACCAGGGGCAAAGGGTGGTGTGGGGTGGCCTTATCGTTAACCATACGAGTCTGGCGGAAAGCACAATGCTGGAAGTGCTGGCCTACCCGCTTTCAGGCAACCTAGAGCCCAAAACCCAGGCTCAACCTCTGGGCCGCTTCATTCTCCAAAGCGACTCTTTTCTGGAACCGATCGATTATTCACCGGGGCGAGAGATGACGGTGGTGGGCAGCATAACAAAAACCACCACGGGAAGGATTGGCGAAATGGAATATACTTATCCGGTTTTGCGACCGGAGCAGATTTATTTATGGCCCCGCGAAAAAGAAGCGGGAGGCGGTGGTAGAACAGGCTTTCATTTTGGAATAGGAGTTGGAATCGGGCTATGA
- a CDS encoding Slp family lipoprotein — protein sequence MKKQRYPIFILGILLSACAQMPKPIQEELPVNPSIETVRANIDDFQGQRVRWGGVIQEVKNFEARTIIEIVGKPLNNEGRPRAVDESPGRFLAAFPGFLDPAIYTSGRLITVLGEVTGAETDEIGAFNYRYPVVHVDRDYLWPSKVVQYVYPDPFFYDPWFYSWPYYRFSPFFYDPWFYPWRRPYYW from the coding sequence ATGAAGAAACAGCGCTACCCCATTTTCATCCTCGGGATTTTATTGTCCGCGTGCGCCCAAATGCCCAAGCCCATTCAGGAAGAGTTGCCCGTTAATCCGAGCATTGAGACCGTGCGCGCCAATATTGATGACTTTCAAGGGCAAAGAGTGCGATGGGGTGGCGTTATTCAGGAAGTCAAAAATTTTGAAGCGCGGACCATCATTGAAATCGTCGGCAAACCCCTCAACAATGAGGGAAGACCGAGGGCTGTCGATGAGAGTCCAGGGCGCTTTCTGGCCGCTTTCCCGGGGTTCCTTGATCCGGCGATTTACACCAGCGGGCGCCTTATCACGGTCCTTGGAGAAGTGACCGGTGCTGAAACGGACGAGATTGGCGCGTTCAACTACCGCTACCCGGTGGTCCATGTGGATCGTGATTACTTGTGGCCCAGCAAGGTCGTGCAATATGTCTATCCAGATCCCTTCTTCTACGACCCATGGTTTTACTCTTGGCCCTACTATCGTTTCAGTCCCTTTTTCTACGATCCCTGGTTTTACCCTTGGCGGCGGCCTTATTATTGGTAA
- a CDS encoding queuosine precursor transporter: MDAQTINPTRTKSSYSPAFLVILAGFITSLLIANIIAVKLIDIWGWVMPAGVIIFPLSYIIGDVLTEVYGYRRARQVIWLGFFCNLLAVGAITLAMALPPAAFWDGQEAFERILGYAPRLLLVSFLAYLVGEFTNAYVLAKMKIATQGRWLWTRTIGSTLVGQGLDSAVFIIVAFLGTIPLEGLVLAILIQWGVKSAYETVATPLTYLVVNYLIGVSP; the protein is encoded by the coding sequence ATGGATGCTCAGACAATTAATCCAACAAGGACCAAGAGTAGCTATTCTCCTGCCTTCCTGGTGATCCTAGCAGGCTTCATCACCTCCTTGCTCATCGCCAACATTATTGCCGTCAAGCTAATCGATATTTGGGGCTGGGTCATGCCAGCCGGGGTGATCATCTTTCCCCTGAGCTATATCATCGGCGATGTGCTGACTGAGGTCTACGGTTACCGTCGCGCCCGCCAGGTGATATGGCTGGGCTTTTTCTGTAACCTCTTGGCAGTAGGCGCCATCACCTTGGCCATGGCACTGCCTCCCGCTGCATTCTGGGATGGGCAAGAAGCCTTTGAGCGCATTCTGGGCTATGCCCCTCGCCTGTTGCTGGTTTCCTTCCTGGCCTATCTGGTGGGCGAGTTCACCAATGCCTACGTGCTTGCCAAGATGAAGATCGCCACCCAAGGACGCTGGCTATGGACACGTACTATTGGCTCCACACTTGTGGGTCAGGGACTGGACTCAGCGGTGTTCATCATCGTAGCCTTTTTGGGCACTATACCGCTGGAAGGTCTAGTTCTCGCCATCCTGATCCAATGGGGCGTGAAATCCGCATATGAGACAGTGGCAACTCCCCTCACTTATCTAGTGGTTAACTACTTGATTGGAGTTTCGCCATGA
- a CDS encoding calcium-binding protein, whose product MAMKYKVMCYSLFLGGVLSLVLIPAFAGNPYGSEEEGAAEEQEMHKKMFQKLDEDGDGKISEDEFEEAMEEKFERMDKDDDDLLTQEEWEAAAKKHKKEYKKEHHRGAGEGSEGY is encoded by the coding sequence ATGGCTATGAAATACAAGGTAATGTGTTATTCCCTCTTTCTTGGGGGAGTCTTATCCCTGGTTTTAATACCCGCCTTTGCTGGGAATCCCTATGGCAGTGAAGAAGAGGGGGCAGCGGAAGAGCAGGAGATGCACAAAAAAATGTTCCAAAAGCTGGATGAAGATGGTGATGGAAAGATCAGCGAGGACGAATTTGAAGAGGCCATGGAGGAGAAATTCGAACGTATGGATAAGGATGATGACGACTTATTAACTCAGGAAGAATGGGAGGCCGCCGCTAAGAAACATAAGAAGGAATATAAGAAAGAGCACCACCGCGGAGCAGGTGAAGGCAGCGAGGGATACTAG
- a CDS encoding multicopper oxidase domain-containing protein: MRTRNLIALTLTSAATFLMSHPIFAKGDPQAGREVFRKCQACHRLEPAQYQVGPSLANLFGRQAGSLKEFSYSQAMEEADIIWTEDTLNKFLANPQHYLPGSQMHFAGLRNEEDRENVIAYLKQGINASLRRTPASPEETKLQQENNTQSVAAYTPDLTVTLKTGVAAGRLVFIGVGADIDGVVNPTLEVHKGEVVQINLVNGEGTTHDIFFPEFNARSEQVTTPGSSTTLAFRATSAGELTYYCTLPGHREAGMEGHLLVRETPREELAKARDIVRNPHDVPQPVGDRESKKLEFGLEAVELEGELAEGTTYHYWTFNGTVPGPLLRVRVGDTVKLKLANEIDSDIIHSVDLHAVTGPGGGATYLQVPPWRGEIHYL, encoded by the coding sequence ATGCGTACCAGGAATCTTATCGCTCTCACGCTCACTAGTGCGGCCACTTTTCTTATGAGTCACCCGATCTTTGCCAAAGGTGATCCTCAAGCTGGCCGCGAAGTATTCCGCAAGTGTCAGGCTTGTCATAGGCTTGAACCTGCCCAATACCAAGTTGGTCCCTCACTTGCTAATCTCTTCGGGCGTCAGGCGGGCAGTCTTAAGGAGTTCAGTTATTCCCAGGCAATGGAAGAGGCCGATATTATCTGGACGGAAGACACTCTCAATAAATTCTTAGCCAACCCGCAACACTACCTACCTGGAAGTCAGATGCACTTTGCGGGTCTACGCAATGAAGAGGACCGTGAGAATGTCATTGCTTACCTTAAGCAGGGGATAAACGCCTCCCTTCGACGCACCCCTGCCTCCCCCGAAGAAACCAAACTACAGCAAGAAAACAATACACAAAGCGTAGCAGCCTACACCCCCGATCTTACCGTGACCTTGAAAACCGGGGTTGCCGCAGGGCGTCTCGTTTTCATCGGTGTCGGTGCCGATATTGACGGGGTGGTGAACCCTACTCTGGAGGTACATAAGGGAGAGGTAGTGCAGATCAACCTGGTCAATGGCGAAGGCACTACCCATGATATTTTTTTCCCTGAGTTCAACGCCCGCTCCGAGCAGGTGACCACTCCAGGCAGTAGTACGACGCTGGCTTTCCGGGCCACCAGCGCGGGTGAACTCACTTATTATTGCACCCTTCCCGGACATCGCGAGGCCGGAATGGAAGGGCATCTCCTAGTACGTGAAACACCTCGGGAGGAATTGGCAAAGGCTCGGGATATTGTGCGCAATCCCCATGATGTGCCTCAACCTGTGGGAGACCGAGAGTCCAAGAAGCTTGAGTTCGGCCTTGAGGCGGTAGAATTGGAAGGAGAACTTGCGGAAGGCACGACTTATCACTACTGGACCTTCAACGGCACGGTGCCCGGTCCCCTGCTCCGAGTCCGGGTTGGCGATACAGTCAAACTCAAGCTCGCCAACGAGATTGACAGCGACATCATTCACTCGGTCGATCTCCACGCAGTGACCGGACCTGGGGGAGGCGCCACTTATCTTCAAGTCCCCCCCTGGCGAGGAGAAATCCATTACCTTTAA